Proteins encoded in a region of the Diabrotica virgifera virgifera chromosome 4, PGI_DIABVI_V3a genome:
- the LOC126883831 gene encoding uncharacterized protein LOC126883831: protein MGMLKVNTTFCGEFIKKAEEVENLERKYFNTKNEVIDVTTDLNYWFEVYVKNIVLTDLSEFEESQSGWALNQIISLEININKFEMAKGASSYIQLHPKVTKKRACINVKNNDQACFAWAIVSALYSVNINTNKTTSYPHYTTVLNLKGLTFPVTLNQISLFEKNNENISVNVFELNVKDELFNFSVLPVRLTKQKREKHVNLLIVQNKYYFNNEVDNVGPWSGGRDEDLIHFHYIWIKDLGKLVKSQLSKHNGKKYICDRCLNYFYTKEKLDAHIIYCEKIDDCKISFTKEPYVKFKNFVYKEKLPFLVYADFESLLVPLRASHSTPSTTSTHPYQRHTAYSAGLYFKCNYDDNFSFYKSHVGLDCMSWFSHEIDNLAQFIHSKLINIQPMNVEVSLKDATERCHICNRKFLEKDRIVRDHCHLTGNFRGFAHNGCNLNYKKAFVVPIAFHNMSGYDSHFIIKDLAKMYDISILPVNKEKYISFTVYHKKTNIRFRFIDTFRFMGSSLDNLVSTLKPENFGILRKQFPNLDDETFKLLTKKGVFFYDYLDKIERLDETKLPNKEKFYNKLNDEHISDSNYAHAKLVWEKFNMKTLWDYSNLYMKTDILLLAVVFETFRDTCFKTYGLDPGHYYTIPGFTWDAMLKYTGCHLETIQDVDMLLFYERGIRGGISQCCNRMGEANNKYMMNYDPSKPSKYLMYLDVNNLYGWAMSEPLPYGGFHWDDTNIDVMSIPDDAKEGYILEVDLSYPENLHDYHKDLPFCVEHCKPPGSKQSKLLSTLYNKTNYVIHYRNLKQAISHGLVLTKIHKVLRFKQMTWLKGYIALNTQLRAQAKTSFEKNLYKLMNNAVFGKTMENQRKHRLVKLVNKWEGRVGARNLIASPKFHSRVIFDQSLMAVELKKAEIIFNKPLYVGMAILELSKTCIYEFHYDYMLQKFPLNQNKLLYIDTDGLIYETECNDIYEEMIKPDIHRFDTSDYPPNNPWNIPLVNKKVPGLMKDENNSKIMTHFVGLRSKQYTYKVAGEKDVKKSKGVKMNVVKMKINFDDYLNCLKSFRETAETKSLFYATQRCIQSKLHEVYSIEQTKIALNPFDDKRHLLSNTFDTLPWGHYSITHR from the coding sequence ATGGGCATGTTAAAAGTAAATACTACATTTTGTGGGGAATTTATCAAAAAAGCTGAGGAGGTGGAAAATTtagaaagaaaatattttaatactaaaaaTGAAGTTATTGATGTGACTACCGATTTAAATTATTGGTTTGAAGTTTacgttaaaaatattgttttgaccGATTTATCTGAATTTGAGGAATCTCAGAGTGGTTGGGCACTGAATCAAAttatatctttagaaataaacattaataaatttgaaATGGCTAAAGGAGCCTCATCGTATATTCAATTGCATCCTAAAGTTACCAAAAAACGAGCTTGTATCAATGTTAAGAATAACGACCAGGCTTGTTTTGCTTGGGCCATTGTATCAGCCCTATATTCAGTTAACATAAACACTAACAAAACTACTTCATATCCTCATTACACCACTGTCCTTAATTTAAAAGGTCTTACATTTCCAGTAACTCTAAATCAAATTTCCCtctttgaaaaaaataatgaaaatatttccGTTAATGTTTTCGAGTTAAATGTTAAAGATGAGCTTTTCAATTTTTCGGTACTTCCTGTGAGATTAACTAAACAAAAACGGGAAAAACATGTCAATCTGTTGAtagttcaaaataaatattattttaataatgaagTGGACAACGTCGGACCATGGAGTGGTGGACGTGATGAAGATCTAATACATTTTCACTATATTTGGATAAAAGATTTAGGCAAACTTGTCAAGTCACAACTTTCTAAACACAATGGAAAGAAATATATATGTGACAgatgtcttaattatttttatacaaaagaAAAGTTGGATGCTCATATCATCTACTGTGAAAAGATAGATGACTGCAAAATAAGTTTCACCAAAGAACCatatgtcaaatttaaaaactttgtttacaaagaaaaattgCCATTCCTAGTATACGCAGATTTTGAATCACTGCTCGTTCCTCTTCGCGCATCCCACTCAACACCATCAACTACGTCAACGCATCCATATCAAAGACACACAGCGTACAGTGCCGGATTATATTTTAAGTGTAATTATGATGATAATTTTTCATTCTACAAAAGTCATGTGGGTTTGGACTGTATGTCATGGTTTTCACATGAAAttgacaatttagctcaatttattcattcaaaattaataaatattcaacCCATGAACGTTGAAGTAAGTTTAAAAGATGCTACTGAGAGATGTCACATTTGTAATAGAAAATTTTTGGAGAAGGATCGAATTGTAAGAGACCATTGTCATTTGACTGGCAATTTTAGAGGTTTTGCACACAATGGGtgcaatttaaattataaaaaagcaTTTGTGGTTCCAATAGCCTTCCACAATATGAGTGGTTACGACTCGCATTTCATAATAAAGGATTTAGCGAAAATGTACGACATTTCCATTTTACCAgtcaacaaagaaaaatatattagtttCACAGTTTACCATAAAAAGACAAATATTAGATTCCGGTTCATTGATACTTTTAGATTTATGGGGAGTTCATTAGATAACTTAGTTTCAACTTTGAAGCCAGaaaattttggaattttaagaaaACAATTTCCAAATTTAGATGATGAAACGTTCAAGTTGTTAACTAAAAAAGGAGTATTCTTTTATGATTATTTAGATAAAATTGAACGGTTGGATGAAACAAAGTTGCCAAATAAAGAAAAATTCTACAATAAACTGAACGATGAGCATATATCAGATTCAAATTATGCTCACGCTAAATTAGTGTGGGAGAAATTTAACATGAAGACTCTTTGGGATTACAGTAATTTATACATGAAGACAGATATACTTCTTTTGGCTGTAGTTTTCGAAACTTTTCGAGACACATGCTTCAAGACATATGGATTAGATCCAGGACACTACTATACCATCCCAGGTTTTACATGGGATGCAATGCTCAAGTATACAGGATGTCACTTGGAAACTATACAAGATGTTGATATGCTTTTATTCTATGAACGAGGTATACGTGGAGGTATATCACAGTGTTGTAACCGGATGGGGGAGGCTAACAACAAATACATGATGAATTACGATCCATCTAAACCTTCTAAATATCTCATGTACCTTGATGTTAACAATCTATATGGTTGGGCGATGAGTGAACCTCTCCCTTATGGAGGTTTCCATTGGGATGATACAAATATCGATGTTATGTCAATACCTGACGATGCAAAAGAGGGATACATTCTTGAAGTTGATCTCTCTTATCCAGAAAACTTACATGACTACCATAAAGATTTACCGTTTTGTGTAGAGCATTGCAAACCTCCTGGTTCCAAACAATCTAAACTCTTGTCCACTCTGTACAATAAAACTAACTACGTTATTCACTACAGGAACCTAAAACAGGCTATATCACATGGATTAGTTCTTACTAAAATTCATAAGGTATTGAGATTCAAGCAAATGACTTGGTTAAAAGGTTACATTGCTCTTAATACACAATTGAGGGCTCAAGCTAAAACAAGCTTTGAGAAAAACTTATACAAGCTCATGAACAACGCTGTATTCGGGAAGACCATGGAGAACCAAAGGAAGCATAGGCTGGTGAAACTAGTAAATAAATGGGAGGGACGCGTAGGTGCTCGAAATTTGATTGCTAGCCCGAAGTTTCATAGTCGCGTTATTTTCGATCAATCATTAATGGCAGTAGAATTAAAGAAAgctgaaattatttttaataaaccaTTGTATGTTGGAATGGCAATTTTAGAACTTTCTAAAACCTGCATATATGAATTTCATTATGACTATATGTTACAAAAATTCccattaaatcaaaataaattgctTTATATTGATACTGATGGATTGATTTATGAAACTGAATGTAATGATATATACGAGGAAATGATTAAGCCTGACATTCATAGATTTGATACAAGCGATTATCCCCCAAATAATCCTTGGAATATTCCTTTAGTAAACAAAAAAGTGCCAGGTCTAATGAAAGatgagaataactcaaaaatcaTGACTCACTTCGTTGGTCTTC